GCATCATCATCCTTTGGGGAAattatttttttgcgggaaattagACGGGTCATAGGTGGTAACCTGGTGTAGATGTGGAAAGCATCAGCAGCATCTTTGCCCCCTTGAAATGAATGAAGCATGAGAACTCGCGACAAACAAGGTCATATGGTACTTGGCTTTTACAAATATAACCCACCGAGTTTCTACTACATCGGTCATACCTGTCGGGCGCGGTAAGCAAGCGTGGCAGCCATGTAACCCGAGCTCCAGCTTCTCCTCCCATCTCCATCTTGGGCATCAAGTCGCCGTAAATGAAACCAAGCAAAACCTTCAACACGTTTCACACTTAGAAATATAATGTTGTGCACTCTTGTCTTATTCTTGTTCGGTACACATAATAGATTTAAATCAGCACACAAGACTCCGTGGCCCAATGGATAAGGCGCTGGTCTACGAAACCAGAGATATATGACGATATATTTTTTTCTTATTCAACTAAAATGCCATAATAATCAACACAGCTTCTGCTATATTAAAGCTGTAAATCATCTTGGTGCAGAAAAAGTTCTAGTTTAATTACGTGCCACAAACAAGCAATCAAAGCCAAAGCTTATATACATGATTTTAATGCCCTTGCAAGTAACAAGCTTCGTTCTGGTATGTTACAGCAAAAAAGTAGAGATATTACAGTTTGAGAAACATGTGGAACCGTGCAGCACTAGGAACACACATGCAGCTTTGCTCCATGTTCTCAGTTCCTCCTCTCCTGCCGCCACCACGGGGAGTGGTGGTCGTTGGCTCCGGAGCCCGGGTAGTCCTCcagctccatctccatctccatcctcCCGCTGACACCGCCGTGGTCGGGCTCTCCCACTATGACGGCGGCCTGGGGTGATCATGCCAAAAATTCAGGCCAATTAGAGTTTCCACCTGACATAGCTACTTGCTACTTGCATGAACGCTCAAGTAGTATTATCACCTGGCCATCTGCTCCACCGGAAGATGGGATTGCGTCGATCTTCTGCAGCTGCACCCTCGGGGCCGCTGATGCATACATATGGGAATAAATTGTCCTCTCAGTCAGAAAGAACTCAGAACAGTATAACTAAATCTCTAGATAGATAGCATGAGACGATTACCAGGTGGGAATGAGATCGCAGCCCTTGAAGCATGGATGAGGCAGAAGAAGCCCAGCAGAGACACCACTGCCAGGTGCAGTGGAGGCAATCTCTCCATCTGTCTCGTCTGAAGCATTTCTCCAAGTGTTCCTACTCTTCTTCTGCACCCACGATCGAGGGCTCACTCATGTAGATGCAGAGGACCTGTCCTGAATTGCAAGCTATTTTATAGCACGGCTCACAGCTGTGTCATGGAGCAAGGTGCTGCAGATTGAGGCTTCTGAAGCATCCTCCACAGCCTTAGTTAGTTGCTATGTAAGTAGTTAAGCATCTTTTCTAAGTGCTTCATTAGCGCACATGATGAGCTTTTTTATTATGACTCAAAAAGTGGCTAGCATTTCGTTGGCACGCGTGCTTGAAAATTCGGCGAATTGCTAGGCACGCACGCGAAAAGGGCCGAGCAGAAAAGGAGGCATCAAAGGAATGATTATGGTCAGGAATAGGTTGCAAGGGGTATAAGTAAAAAAGCAGGAAGTTGGGGATCAAAAGTGTACCATGCAATTTCTTGCATATAGATATAGGATGGTGACATGGTGCAGATGATTAATTCTCCGGATTTTCTTCCCAATCCGGTACAAGATTTTCTTTTCCTGGTCGATGCAGGCATGCAGCTAGTGCGTGGGCTGCAGACTTCAGTTAAACTAAAGTTGGTCCCTTTATTTTGAGCCCATAGTGGGTTCAGCACTTGGGTAGATAGCTTGTGAGCCCCCACTAAGCTGAAAATTAACTTATCTGATGGGGTAAAACTACACTAAAAGGCTCACCAAGTTGGTTTTACCAAGTTGAATCTTGACGCCTAGCAGAGCATATCCTAACGTCAAAGTTTGTCTCTAGTGAAATTTACAGCGAACATTAGCATGCAGGCAAGACCTATATTTATACACGCCCATGAGTAGCTCTCGCCGCGGAGGACGCTTGGCGTGATACCCTAGATCAGCCGCGCTCGCGTCGCCTCCAGGGAGGCGGCTCGGGCGCCCTAGCCGCCGTCGCCTCTAGGCCCTCCCTCCCCCCTGCTTCCCCACCGCCGCCAGAGGAGGCCGGCGAGCGAAGCTCGCCCGACGGACGGCGGACGGCGGACCTTCCTCCTCTCCTCGCGAGAAGATCCTCTGGCCGAAACGTGATGGCGAACCTGGTCGTTCGGCGTGGAGGCGGAGTGTGCGCGATGGAGCGGCGGCCCGATCGGATTCTGGTGGCGGTTGTGCCTTCACGACTGCGGGGGCAGCGTGGggccggctggcggcggcggatctggggcgCCCACCCTAGATCGGTTCCCCTCCAGATGGTGTGGGCTCGGGCGCCGGCCTGGCGGCCCTGAGCGCCGGTGGGCGCGCGCCGAGGTTGCCCCCACTCACTGGCATGGTTGGGGGTGGCcagaggtgtgtgtgtgtgaggccgGCATCGTTCGGAGTCAGCTCTGACGTGCGCGGC
The sequence above is a segment of the Triticum dicoccoides isolate Atlit2015 ecotype Zavitan chromosome 1A, WEW_v2.0, whole genome shotgun sequence genome. Coding sequences within it:
- the LOC119338175 gene encoding uncharacterized protein LOC119338175, which gives rise to MLQTRQMERLPPLHLAVVSLLGFFCLIHASRAAISFPPAAPRVQLQKIDAIPSSGGADGQAAVIVGEPDHGGVSGRMEMEMELEDYPGSGANDHHSPWWRQERRN